In Anopheles funestus unplaced genomic scaffold, idAnoFuneDA-416_04 scaffold_145_ctg1, whole genome shotgun sequence, one genomic interval encodes:
- the LOC125774318 gene encoding uncharacterized protein LOC125774318, with protein MPASAVILSSRRAILLVSLDRHEKFLLDFLPERDAIEVETRITKFDQLSIDLEKIQGQLEDLAITEEEIAHNAALRDDFEPRLIRAHSQLKAKRVHVPRSISSTPNAGPSPLVGIKLPTIALPEYDGDYMQWLTYRDTFEGLIHDNPDLPPIQKFHYLRASLKGEAAKVIESITISAANYEIAWKILTERYSNEYLLKKRHLQALFGMATMKRESASTLHHLVDEFERHKKTLNHLVRALLDSASQPDLMSTRLAQRLALKLDTVNVTLIGAGHSSTPVRKSVRAKISSRTGQYQLNADFLIVDNLIGDLPAHDVRTAEWQIPPNFMLADPQFNKSAPLDLILGARHYHAFFQSGAQYKISYNLPVLIESVFGWIVTGSASACNDNTETSNASSVVCMSTLEESLERFWKVEELQIRDGYSPEERYCEKLYQDTTQRDDTGRYIVRLPKQPDFEEKLGLSKLSALRRFTMLERRLERDPHIKAAYHEFMHEYLELGHMSLIQAPADDESAYYLPHHPVFKASSTTTKTRVVFDGSAKTSSGYSLNEALCVGPAVQDDLLDIILRFRTYKVAVVGDIAKMYRQILLHPDDRKYARICFRFDAHSPIQYYELNTVTYGLSPSSFLATRTLQQLAIDEGTTYPVAASALKNNFYVDDFIGGADSIESARRLRVELDELLSRGGFELRKWTSNRLEVLTGLTADQIGTQSALQFIPDETVKTLGVSWEPEHDVLSFESAIDTDTASPTKRSILSNIARMFDPLGLISPIVVRAKILMQELWLQKAGWDDLVPDSICKKWKNIQQDWPLISGFKIDRYALLPGSKLQLHTFCDASEAAYGACIYVRCESEQGEVRTTLLSSKSRVAPLKRVTLPRLELCAAVLGAHLYDRVKKAMGLHAAEVFFWSDSTVTLKWISASPNTWATFVGNRVSEVQHYTHPRQWRHVPGSTNPADLVSRGMSAADFLQSKLWSCGPEWLALPASNWPNCNPEPAEDTNLEIRQLHAIVAHRCILHSLHT; from the exons ATGCCAGCGTCTGCCGTCATTCTATCGTCCCGAAGGGCAATTTTGCTGGTCTCATTAGATCGCCACGAGAAGTTCCTCCTTGATTTTCTCCCGGAACGAGACGCTATCGAGGTCGAAACGCGCATAACAAAGTTCGACCAGCTGTCCATTGACTTGGAGAAAATCCAAGGTCAGCTAGAGGATTTGGCAATCACTGAAGAAGAAATTGCGCACAATGCCGCTTTACGCGATGATTTTGAGCCGCGCTTGATACGCGCACATTCCCAGCTAAAGGCTAAAAGGGTGCATGTTCCTCGAAGCATTAGTTCCACACCAAACGCTGGCCCGAGCCCCCTAGTAGGCATTAAACTTCCCACCATCGCGCTTCCCGAATACGATGGTGATTACATGCAGTGGCTAACGTATAGGGACACTTTTGAGGGCTTAATACATGATAACCCCGACCTACCGCCGATCCAAAAGTTCCACTATTTGCGCGCATCCTTAAAGGGAGAAGCCGCTAAGGTTATTGAATCCATCACCATCAGTGCCGCAAACTATGAAATAGCATGGAAAATACTGACGGAGCGTTACTCTAACGAGTACCTGTTAAAAAAGCGTCATTTGCAAGCCTTATTCGGAATGGCCACCATGAAACGGGAAAGTGCCTCAACCCTTCACCATCTTGTCGATGAGTTCGAGCGGCACAAGAAAACGCTAAACCACTTGG TGCGAGCACTATTGGATAGTGCCTCGCAGCCTGATTTGATGAGCACCAGGCTTGCTCAGAGGTTAGCGTTGAAACTTGATACGGTCAACGTAACGCTCATCGGTGCGGGTCACTCTTCCACCCCGGTGCGGAAATCGGTGCGTGCGAAGATTTCCTCCCGAACGGGCCAATATCAGCTGAATGCTGATTTCTTGATTGTGGACAATTTGATTGGGGATTTGCCAGCACATGATGTGCGCACCGCCGAGTGGCAAATTCCGCCGAATTTTATGCTTGCCGACCCCCAGTTTAATAAGTCGGCACCGCTCGATCTTATCCTCGGTGCCCGGCATTATCATGCATTTTTCCAGAGCGGGGCGCAATATAAAATTTCGTATAACCTTCCTGTCCTCATTGAAAGTGTGTTCGGCTGGATCGTGACCGGCTCAGCATCAGCATGTAATGATAACACCGAAACTTCCAACGCATCTTCCGTCGTCTGCATGAGCACGCTTGAGGAATCACTCGAGCGATTCTGGAAGGTGGAAGAATTACAAATAAGAGATGGTTACTCCCCCGAAGAAAGGTATTGCGAAAAATTATACCAAGATACAACACAACGAGACGATACTGGTCGTTATATTGTACGTTTACCAAAGCAGCCTGACTTTGAAGAAAAGCTGGGTCTTTCGAAATTATCAGCTCTACGACGTTTTACAATGCTCGAAAGGCGCCTAGAACGCGATCCTCATATTAAAGCGGCATACCATGAATTCATGCATGAATATTTGGAGCTAGGGCACATGTCGCTGATACAAGCTCCAGCTGACGACGAATCAGCATATTATCTGCCGCACCATCCCGTATTCAAGGCTtcgagcacaacaacaaaaaccagggTGGTGTTTGATGGATcagcgaaaacatcatctggaTACTCGCTCAACGAAGCGCTATGTGTCGGCCCTGCAGTGCAGGATGATTTGCTGGACATCATTCTGCGATTCCGCACGTATAAGGTGGCGGTTGTTGGAGACATTGCTAAAATGTACCGCCAAATACTACTGCATCCAGACGATAGGAAGTATGCCCGCATTTGTTTCCGGTTTGATGCGCATTCaccgatccagtattacgagcTGAACACCGTAACCTATGGGTTGTCCCCATCATCCTTCCTTGCAACTCGAACCTTGCAGCAGCTTGCAATCGATGAGGGAACCACATATCCTGTTGCCGCATCCGCTCTGAAGAACAATTTCTACGTGGACGACTTCATAGGCGGTGCGGATTCGATCGAAAGTGCTCGGCGTCTACGAGTAGAGTTAGATGAATTACTTTCAAGGGGTGGTTTTGAATTACGGAAGTGGACTTCAAACCGATTAGAGGTACTTACCGGTCTAACTGCGGATCAGATCGGCACACAGTCAGCGCTACAGTTTATACCCGACGAAACGGTAAAGACTCTTGGAGTTTCGTGGGAGCCAGAACATGATGTTCTATCATTCGAGTCCGCAATCGACACCGACACAGCAAGTCCTACTAAAAGAAGCATCCTCTCTAACATAGCCCGCATGTTCGATCCGCTTGGCCTGATTTCTCCCATAGTCGTACGAGCCAAAATCTTGATGCAGGAGTTGTGGTTGCAGAAAGCTGGTTGGGACGATCTTGTTCCTGATTCTATctgcaagaaatggaaaaatattcagcAAGATTGGCCACTCATATCCGGTTTTAAGATCGATCGCTATGCGCTGTTACCTGGTAGTAaattgcagttacacaccttcTGTGACGCATCTGAAGCAGCTTACGGGGCCTGCATTTATGTTCGTTGCGAAAGTGAGCAAGGGGAAGTTCGCACCACTTTACTTTCATCCAAGTCGCGAGTGGCACCACTTAAGCGTGTCACACTACCTCGACTGGAACTGTGTGCTGCAGTATTAGGCGCTCATCTTTATGATCGTGTCAAGAAGGCGATGGGACTACACGCAGCAGAAGTATTCTTTTGGTCCGATTCTACCGTCACGTTAAAGTGGATCAGCGCCTCACCTAACACGTGGGCAACGTTCGTAGGCAACCGAGTATCGGAGGTGCAGCATTATACTCATCCTCGTCAGTGGAGGCATGTTCCCGGCTCAACTAACCCTGCCGATCTCGTCTCACGCGGCATGTCAGCAGCAGATTTCCTGCAGAGCAAGCTGTGGAGTTGCGGTCCGGAATGGCTAGCACTACCCGCATCCAACTGGCCCAACTGTAATCCTGAACCAGCTGAAGATACGAATCTCGAAATTCGTCAG